In Rhodococcus rhodochrous, a single genomic region encodes these proteins:
- the nuoK gene encoding NADH-quinone oxidoreductase subunit NuoK, giving the protein MNPENYLYLSALLFTIGAVGVLLRRNAIVVFMCVELMLNAANLAFVTFARMHGNLHGQVFAFFTMVVAAAEVVVGLAIIVTIFRTRRSASVDNADLLKY; this is encoded by the coding sequence ATGAACCCCGAGAACTACCTCTACCTGTCCGCACTGCTGTTCACCATCGGCGCAGTGGGAGTTCTCCTCCGCCGCAACGCCATCGTCGTGTTCATGTGCGTCGAGTTGATGCTCAACGCCGCCAACCTGGCGTTCGTCACGTTCGCGCGGATGCACGGCAATCTCCACGGACAGGTGTTCGCCTTCTTCACGATGGTCGTCGCGGCCGCCGAGGTCGTCGTCGGCCTCGCGATCATCGTGACGATCTTCCGGACGAGGAGATCGGCCTCCGTCGACAACGCCGACCTGCTCAAGTACTGA
- a CDS encoding NADH-quinone oxidoreductase subunit J: protein MTTALLAAELTTTSTGEAVQFWILGAVAVLGALGVVVAPKAVYSALFLAMTMIVLAVFYIAQDALFLGVVQVVVYTGAVMMLFLFVLMLVGIDSADSLVETIKGQRVLAIVVAVGFAVMLIGGIGNTAVSGFAGLDAANAGGNVEGIAVLLFIDYVWAFELTGALLITATVGAMVLAHRERLQPRQTQRELAARRFRDGERVTPLPAAGVYARHNAADVPALLPDGTFSELSVGELLGRIGRDWDHADLGLREPGDDARKDRR, encoded by the coding sequence GTGACCACTGCCCTGCTCGCCGCCGAACTCACCACGACCTCCACCGGGGAGGCCGTGCAGTTCTGGATCCTCGGTGCCGTCGCAGTACTCGGGGCGCTCGGCGTCGTCGTCGCTCCGAAGGCCGTGTACTCGGCGCTGTTCCTCGCCATGACGATGATCGTGCTCGCCGTCTTCTACATCGCGCAGGACGCGTTGTTCCTCGGTGTGGTGCAGGTCGTCGTCTACACCGGTGCCGTGATGATGCTGTTCCTGTTCGTGCTCATGCTCGTCGGTATCGACTCCGCCGATTCCCTCGTCGAAACGATCAAGGGGCAGCGCGTTCTCGCGATCGTCGTGGCTGTCGGATTCGCGGTGATGCTCATCGGCGGCATCGGGAACACCGCGGTCTCCGGCTTCGCGGGACTCGACGCCGCCAACGCCGGCGGCAACGTCGAGGGTATCGCGGTGTTGCTGTTCATCGACTACGTCTGGGCGTTCGAACTCACCGGAGCGCTGCTCATCACCGCCACCGTCGGGGCGATGGTGCTCGCCCACCGGGAACGTCTGCAGCCGAGGCAGACCCAACGCGAACTCGCCGCACGCCGGTTCCGCGACGGGGAGCGGGTCACTCCGTTGCCGGCCGCGGGTGTCTATGCCCGCCACAACGCCGCCGACGTCCCGGCCCTGCTCCCGGACGGAACATTCTCGGAACTGTCGGTCGGTGAGCTGCTCGGCCGCATCGGACGCGACTGGGACCACGCCGATCTGGGCCTGCGCGAACCCGGCGACGACGCGAGGAAGGATCGGCGATGA
- the nuoI gene encoding NADH-quinone oxidoreductase subunit NuoI, with amino-acid sequence MVEFRGPLAGFGVTLTTMFKKPNTEQYPEQKRPTAPRYHGRHQLNRYPDGLEKCIGCELCAWACPADAIHVEGADNTDEERYSPGERYGRVYQINYLRCIGCGLCIEACPTRALTMTNEYEMASDNRTDMIYEKDRLLAPLEPGMQPPPHPMAPGATDEDYYRGTIPVPEHASATDGEEGR; translated from the coding sequence ATGGTCGAATTCCGCGGCCCGCTCGCCGGTTTCGGTGTGACGCTCACGACGATGTTCAAGAAGCCCAACACCGAGCAGTATCCGGAACAGAAGAGACCCACCGCACCCCGCTACCACGGACGCCACCAGCTCAACCGGTATCCGGACGGACTCGAGAAGTGCATCGGCTGTGAACTGTGCGCGTGGGCGTGCCCGGCCGACGCGATCCACGTCGAGGGCGCCGACAACACCGACGAAGAGCGGTACTCGCCCGGCGAACGGTACGGGCGCGTCTACCAGATCAACTACCTGCGGTGCATCGGTTGCGGACTGTGCATCGAGGCGTGCCCGACCCGCGCGCTGACGATGACGAACGAGTACGAGATGGCCTCCGACAACCGCACCGACATGATCTACGAGAAGGACCGTCTGCTCGCACCCCTCGAACCCGGGATGCAACCACCTCCGCATCCCATGGCGCCCGGCGCCACCGACGAGGACTACTACCGGGGCACGATCCCCGTCCCGGAACACGCATCCGCCACCGACGGGGAGGAGGGCCGGTGA
- the nuoH gene encoding NADH-quinone oxidoreductase subunit NuoH produces the protein MSVTAQQPVDLSMFGIDPWWLVVVKAVAIFAFLVLTTLVMILAERKIMAWMQMRVGPDRVGPKGLFQTVADGLKLALKEGIIPTGVDKPIYMLAPIIATAPAFMAFAVVPFGPEVSILGNRTPLQLTDLPVAVLYVLAITSVGVYGIVLAGWASGSTYPLLGGLRSTAQVISYEIAMGLAFAAVFLQAGTMSTSGIVAAQNDLWFVVLLLPSFLVYSVSMVGETNRAPFDLPEAEGELVGGFHTEYSSLRFAMFMLAEYVNMVTVSALATTLFLGGWHAPWPLTLWSGANSGWWPLLWFVIKVWVVLFVFVWLRSTLPRLRYDQFMALGWKLLIPVSVVWVMIAAALRILDTDDVLPGTASLIVAGVLSTALLFAYLTVRGRRTRRLAQATEPPADVDAEFDAMAGGFPVPPLPARSSTRSSPPASAGRLPGGS, from the coding sequence ATGAGCGTCACCGCCCAGCAGCCCGTGGATCTGTCGATGTTCGGCATCGACCCGTGGTGGCTCGTCGTCGTCAAGGCCGTGGCGATCTTCGCGTTCCTCGTCCTGACGACGCTCGTGATGATCCTCGCCGAACGCAAGATCATGGCCTGGATGCAGATGCGCGTCGGACCCGACCGGGTGGGGCCGAAAGGACTGTTCCAGACCGTCGCCGACGGCCTGAAACTCGCGCTCAAGGAAGGCATCATCCCGACCGGGGTGGACAAGCCGATCTACATGCTCGCCCCGATCATCGCGACGGCCCCGGCGTTCATGGCGTTCGCGGTCGTCCCGTTCGGGCCGGAGGTGTCGATTCTCGGGAACCGGACGCCGTTGCAGCTCACGGATCTTCCGGTCGCGGTGCTCTACGTCCTGGCGATCACCTCCGTCGGTGTCTACGGCATCGTGCTCGCCGGCTGGGCCTCCGGTTCGACCTATCCGCTGCTCGGCGGGCTCCGTTCGACCGCGCAGGTCATCTCGTACGAGATCGCGATGGGACTCGCGTTCGCCGCGGTCTTCCTGCAGGCGGGCACGATGTCGACCTCGGGCATCGTCGCCGCGCAGAACGACCTGTGGTTCGTCGTGCTGCTGCTGCCGTCCTTCCTGGTGTATTCGGTGTCGATGGTGGGGGAGACCAACCGCGCTCCCTTCGACCTGCCCGAGGCCGAGGGTGAGCTGGTGGGCGGTTTCCACACCGAGTACTCGTCGCTACGGTTCGCGATGTTCATGCTCGCGGAGTACGTCAACATGGTCACCGTCTCCGCGCTCGCGACCACCCTGTTCCTCGGCGGCTGGCACGCGCCGTGGCCGTTGACGTTGTGGAGCGGCGCGAACTCGGGCTGGTGGCCGCTGCTGTGGTTCGTGATCAAGGTGTGGGTCGTGCTGTTCGTCTTCGTGTGGCTGCGCAGCACCCTGCCGCGACTGCGGTACGACCAGTTCATGGCCCTGGGCTGGAAACTGCTCATCCCCGTCTCGGTGGTGTGGGTGATGATCGCGGCCGCGCTGCGCATCCTCGACACCGACGACGTCCTGCCCGGCACCGCGAGCCTCATCGTCGCCGGTGTACTGTCCACCGCTCTGCTGTTCGCCTACCTCACCGTGCGGGGGCGGCGGACCCGGCGCCTCGCCCAGGCGACGGAACCGCCGGCCGACGTCGACGCGGAGTTCGACGCCATGGCCGGTGGCTTCCCCGTGCCGCCACTACCTGCTCGGTCGAGCACCCGATCGAGTCCGCCCGCCTCGGCGGGTCGTCTCCCAGGAGGATCGTGA
- a CDS encoding NADH-quinone oxidoreductase subunit G: MTAVSGAGAEKSETTDLVNVTIDDTEIAVPKGTLVIRAAELIGVQIPRFCDHPLLEPVGACRQCLVEVEGQRKPLASCTSVVTDGMVVRTQFTSPVADKAQRGVMELLLINHPLDCPVCDKGGECPLQNQAMSNGRAESRFEDTKRTYPKPIAISSQVLLDRERCVLCARCTRFADQIAGDRFVDMLDRGALQQVGIYTEEPFESYFSGNTVQICPVGALTGAAYRFRARPFDLVSTPSVCEHCASGCAQRTDHRRGAVLRRLAGDDPEVNEEWNCDKGRWAFTYATADDRLTTPLVRDDTGALVPASWIEALGVAARGLAAARGRAGVLTGGRLTVEDAYAYAKFARTALGTNDIDFRSRPLSEEETAFLASRVAGRRLDVTYRDLDRAPAVLLVGFEPEEESPIVFLRLRKAVRRNRLQVFAIAPFASRGVHKLSGRVQQCVPGGEAHALDAIRTGASADVAAALGAPGAIVLVGERAAASPGTLSAAAALADGTGARLAWIPRRAGDRGALEAGAFPTLLPGGRPVRDPQARRDTESAWGLPAGTLPTEPGRDTAALLTAAAEGEIGALVVAGVDPADLPDPDAALAGLDGAGFVVSLEVRRSAVTDRADVVFPVAPVVEKAGSFLDWEGRERAFPTALRDTGALPDHRVLAAIADAMDIDAGLGDPGPHDVETLRHELTELGRWAGTVPEMPEVSPRSPRRPVLGEAVLATWRMLLDAGRLQDDEPHLAGTAHEPVARLSAATAAEIGAADHHSLTVSTARGSITLPLVVDDLPDRVVWLPTASPGSMVHVELGVASGDVVRIRAATPASGSAEEDPR; this comes from the coding sequence ATGACCGCCGTGTCCGGTGCCGGTGCGGAGAAGTCCGAGACCACCGACCTCGTGAACGTCACCATCGACGACACCGAGATCGCCGTGCCCAAGGGCACTCTCGTGATCCGTGCCGCCGAACTGATCGGGGTCCAGATCCCGCGGTTCTGCGATCACCCGCTGCTCGAACCGGTCGGCGCGTGCCGCCAGTGCCTCGTCGAGGTCGAGGGCCAACGCAAACCGCTCGCCTCGTGCACCTCGGTGGTCACCGACGGGATGGTCGTGCGCACCCAGTTCACCTCACCGGTGGCCGACAAGGCCCAGCGCGGCGTGATGGAACTGCTGCTCATCAACCATCCGCTCGACTGCCCGGTGTGCGACAAGGGTGGCGAGTGCCCGCTGCAGAACCAGGCGATGTCCAACGGGCGCGCCGAATCCCGCTTCGAGGACACCAAACGCACCTACCCGAAACCCATCGCGATCTCCTCGCAAGTGCTCCTCGACCGCGAACGGTGCGTGCTGTGCGCGCGGTGCACCCGCTTCGCCGACCAGATCGCGGGCGACCGGTTCGTCGACATGCTCGACCGCGGGGCGCTGCAGCAGGTCGGTATCTACACCGAAGAACCGTTCGAGTCGTACTTCTCCGGCAACACCGTCCAGATCTGCCCGGTCGGCGCGCTCACCGGCGCCGCCTACCGGTTCCGCGCCCGCCCGTTCGATCTCGTCTCCACGCCGAGCGTGTGCGAACACTGCGCGAGTGGCTGCGCCCAACGCACCGATCATCGTCGCGGTGCCGTGCTGCGCCGCCTCGCCGGGGACGACCCCGAGGTCAACGAGGAATGGAACTGCGACAAGGGACGCTGGGCGTTCACCTACGCCACCGCCGACGATCGCCTCACGACACCGCTCGTCCGCGACGACACCGGAGCGCTCGTCCCCGCCTCGTGGATCGAGGCGCTCGGCGTCGCCGCCCGCGGGCTGGCGGCGGCGCGCGGTAGGGCCGGGGTGCTCACCGGCGGCCGGCTCACCGTCGAGGACGCCTACGCGTACGCGAAGTTCGCGCGAACGGCGCTCGGCACCAACGACATCGACTTCCGTAGCCGTCCCCTGTCGGAGGAGGAGACGGCCTTCCTCGCCTCGCGGGTCGCCGGACGGCGCCTCGACGTCACCTACCGCGACCTCGACCGCGCGCCCGCGGTGCTGCTCGTCGGATTCGAACCGGAGGAGGAATCGCCGATCGTGTTCCTGCGGCTGCGCAAGGCGGTCCGCCGGAACCGGTTGCAGGTCTTCGCGATCGCCCCCTTCGCCTCGCGCGGCGTCCACAAGCTGTCGGGGCGGGTCCAACAGTGCGTGCCGGGCGGCGAGGCGCACGCACTCGACGCGATCCGCACCGGCGCATCCGCCGACGTCGCGGCTGCGCTCGGAGCTCCCGGTGCGATCGTGCTGGTGGGGGAGAGGGCTGCAGCGTCGCCCGGCACACTGTCCGCTGCCGCGGCCCTCGCCGACGGGACCGGAGCCCGCCTCGCGTGGATCCCGCGCCGCGCCGGTGATCGCGGAGCACTCGAGGCCGGTGCCTTCCCGACACTTCTCCCCGGCGGTCGCCCGGTCCGCGACCCGCAGGCCCGGCGCGACACGGAGTCGGCGTGGGGTCTCCCGGCCGGCACCCTGCCGACGGAACCGGGTCGCGACACCGCCGCCCTCCTCACTGCGGCCGCCGAGGGTGAAATCGGTGCGCTCGTGGTCGCCGGCGTCGATCCCGCCGATCTGCCCGACCCCGATGCCGCACTCGCGGGTCTCGACGGTGCCGGATTCGTCGTGAGTCTGGAAGTGCGACGCAGCGCGGTGACCGACCGCGCCGACGTCGTCTTCCCCGTCGCGCCGGTGGTCGAAAAGGCCGGGAGCTTCCTCGACTGGGAGGGGCGCGAACGAGCCTTCCCGACCGCGCTCCGTGACACCGGGGCACTGCCCGACCATCGGGTGCTCGCGGCGATCGCCGACGCGATGGACATCGATGCCGGTCTCGGTGATCCCGGCCCCCACGACGTCGAGACCCTGCGCCACGAACTCACGGAACTCGGACGATGGGCGGGCACCGTCCCGGAGATGCCGGAAGTGTCCCCGCGGTCTCCGCGACGTCCCGTCCTCGGGGAAGCGGTCCTGGCCACCTGGCGGATGCTGCTCGACGCGGGCCGGTTGCAGGACGACGAACCGCACCTCGCCGGAACGGCGCACGAACCCGTCGCCCGGCTGTCGGCCGCGACGGCCGCGGAGATCGGCGCCGCCGACCATCATTCGCTCACCGTCTCCACCGCGCGCGGCTCGATCACGCTGCCGCTGGTGGTCGACGACCTGCCCGACCGTGTCGTCTGGCTGCCCACCGCATCCCCGGGATCGATGGTGCACGTCGAGCTCGGCGTCGCCTCCGGTGATGTGGTGCGGATCCGGGCCGCCACGCCGGCTTCCGGATCGGCCGAGGAGGATCCGCGATGA
- the nuoF gene encoding NADH-quinone oxidoreductase subunit NuoF, producing the protein MSTEFVRAAGSETAGAAATSETTAAVPMTEPAGREPVLVPLGPRPDEDTYLTPPDAPRRYPDDVRARLDADADRIVARYPQPRSALLPLLHLVQAEDGYITPAGIEFCARRLGLTGAEVAAVSTFYTMYRRSPTGRHHVGVCTNALCATMGGDEIFSALCTRLGVGHDETTADGAITLEHIECNAACDYAPVMTVDWELFDNRTVDSAIELVDDLLAGGTPTPTRGAPLRSFRDTARLLAGIPDDRSGVLEAAGTAGPASLAGLEVAREHDMQAPEPPAKDEAVVTVGKSPTGLTPVLTRYWDEEQAWTLDTYRRHGGYEALPIALGMEPDAVIAAVKDSGIRGRGGAGFSTGTKWSFIPQGDDKPHYLVVNADESEPGTCKDIPFMLATPHALVEGVIIAAYAIRARHAFVYLRGEAVPVLRRLHAAVAEAYEAGYLGRDILGSGYDLELVVHAGAGAYICGEETALLDSLEGRRGQPRLRPPFPAVAGLYACPTVVNNVESIANVPLVIRNGVDWYRSMGTEKSPGFAMFSLSGHVTTPGQYEAPLGITLRELLGYAGGVRAGHRLKFWTPGGSSTPIFTDEHLDVPLDYENVAAAGSMLGTRALQIFDETTCVVRTVLRWTEFYAHESCGKCTPCREGTWWLVQILERLEHGQGTEADLEKLLDISDNILGRAFCALGDGATSPITSSLKYFRDEYLAHFEHGGCPFDPHLSTLAADTPAEGNER; encoded by the coding sequence ATGAGCACCGAATTCGTGCGGGCCGCGGGCTCGGAGACCGCCGGCGCCGCGGCCACGAGCGAGACCACCGCCGCCGTGCCGATGACCGAACCGGCCGGGCGCGAACCCGTCCTCGTGCCGCTCGGGCCGCGACCCGACGAGGACACCTATCTCACCCCGCCCGACGCACCGCGCCGCTATCCCGACGACGTCCGCGCCCGCCTCGACGCCGACGCCGACCGGATCGTCGCGCGCTACCCGCAGCCACGATCGGCGCTGCTGCCGCTGCTGCACCTCGTGCAGGCGGAGGACGGTTACATCACGCCGGCCGGCATCGAGTTCTGCGCCCGGCGGCTCGGACTCACCGGCGCCGAGGTCGCCGCCGTCTCCACCTTCTACACCATGTACCGTCGCTCGCCGACCGGCCGCCACCACGTCGGAGTGTGCACGAACGCGCTGTGCGCGACGATGGGCGGCGACGAGATCTTCTCCGCGCTGTGCACCCGGCTCGGCGTCGGACACGACGAGACCACCGCCGACGGTGCGATCACCCTCGAGCACATCGAATGCAACGCGGCCTGCGACTACGCCCCGGTGATGACCGTCGACTGGGAACTGTTCGACAACCGCACCGTCGACTCCGCGATCGAACTCGTCGACGACCTGCTCGCCGGCGGCACACCCACACCGACGCGCGGCGCACCGCTGCGCAGCTTCCGCGACACCGCGCGCCTGCTCGCAGGCATCCCCGACGACCGGTCCGGTGTACTCGAGGCCGCCGGTACCGCCGGACCGGCCTCCCTCGCCGGGCTCGAGGTCGCCCGCGAGCACGACATGCAGGCACCGGAACCCCCGGCGAAGGACGAGGCCGTCGTCACCGTCGGGAAATCCCCGACGGGTCTGACCCCCGTGCTCACCCGCTACTGGGACGAGGAACAGGCGTGGACCCTCGACACCTACCGGCGGCACGGCGGATACGAGGCCCTGCCCATCGCACTCGGAATGGAGCCGGATGCGGTCATCGCCGCGGTGAAGGACTCCGGGATCCGCGGTCGCGGCGGCGCCGGATTCTCCACGGGCACCAAGTGGTCGTTCATTCCGCAGGGCGACGACAAACCGCACTATCTCGTCGTCAACGCCGACGAATCCGAACCGGGCACCTGCAAGGACATCCCGTTCATGCTGGCTACCCCGCACGCCCTCGTCGAAGGCGTGATCATCGCCGCGTATGCGATCCGCGCCCGGCACGCGTTCGTCTATCTCCGCGGGGAAGCCGTCCCGGTGCTGCGGCGCCTGCACGCCGCGGTCGCGGAGGCCTACGAGGCCGGTTACCTCGGACGCGACATCCTCGGCTCCGGGTACGACCTCGAACTCGTCGTCCACGCCGGTGCAGGCGCATACATCTGCGGTGAGGAGACGGCGCTGCTCGACTCCCTCGAAGGACGTCGCGGCCAACCACGCCTGCGCCCACCCTTTCCCGCCGTCGCCGGCCTGTACGCGTGCCCCACCGTCGTCAACAACGTCGAATCCATCGCGAACGTCCCGCTCGTCATCCGCAACGGTGTGGACTGGTACCGCTCGATGGGCACCGAGAAATCACCGGGTTTCGCGATGTTCTCGCTCTCCGGGCATGTCACCACCCCCGGCCAGTACGAGGCCCCGCTCGGCATCACGCTGCGGGAGTTGCTCGGCTACGCCGGTGGAGTGCGCGCCGGTCACCGGCTCAAGTTCTGGACACCGGGTGGTTCGTCGACCCCGATCTTCACCGACGAACACCTCGACGTCCCCCTGGACTACGAGAACGTCGCCGCCGCCGGGTCGATGCTCGGGACCCGGGCCCTGCAGATCTTCGACGAGACCACCTGTGTCGTCCGTACGGTGCTGCGCTGGACCGAGTTCTACGCGCACGAATCGTGCGGCAAGTGCACGCCGTGCCGCGAAGGCACCTGGTGGCTCGTGCAGATCCTCGAGCGGCTCGAGCACGGTCAGGGTACCGAGGCCGACCTGGAGAAGCTGCTCGACATCTCCGACAACATCCTCGGCCGGGCGTTCTGCGCGCTCGGGGACGGCGCGACGAGCCCGATCACGTCGTCGCTGAAGTATTTCCGCGACGAATACCTCGCCCACTTCGAGCACGGCGGCTGCCCGTTCGACCCGCATCTGTCGACGCTCGCCGCCGACACTCCAGCGGAAGGAAACGAGCGATGA
- a CDS encoding NADH-quinone oxidoreductase subunit D has product MTSEPATETVFDAVGRDWDDITAAVRDSGEDHIVVNMGPQHPSTHGVLRLILEIDGETVTEARCGIGYLHTGIEKNLEFRNWTQGVTFVTRMDYLAPFHNETAYCLGVEKLLGIEDLVPERAQVVRVMLMELNRISSHLVALATGGMELGATTPMLFGFRERELILDVFETITGLRMNHSYIRPGGLSQDLPDEAVPMIRDLLALLPGRLADLEALFTDNPIFISRTRDIGCLDLTGCMALGITGPILRSTGLPYDLRRAEPYCGYETYEFDVVTAEGSDCYARYLVRIGEMRESLKIVEQCLDRLRPGPVMVQDGKIAWPSKLQLGPDGLGNSPDHIRHIMGESMEGLIHHFKLVTEGIRVPAGQVYIGVESPRGELGVHMVSDGGTRPYRVHYRDPSFTNLQAVAAMCEGGMVSDVIAAVASIDPVMGGVDR; this is encoded by the coding sequence GTGACGAGCGAACCCGCGACCGAGACCGTCTTCGACGCCGTCGGACGCGACTGGGACGACATCACCGCTGCCGTACGCGACAGCGGTGAGGACCACATCGTCGTCAACATGGGCCCCCAGCACCCGTCCACCCACGGGGTGCTGCGCCTGATCCTCGAGATCGACGGCGAGACCGTCACGGAGGCCCGCTGCGGAATCGGCTATCTGCACACCGGAATCGAGAAGAACCTCGAATTCCGCAACTGGACGCAGGGCGTCACCTTCGTCACGCGCATGGACTACCTCGCCCCGTTCCACAACGAGACGGCCTACTGCCTCGGCGTCGAGAAGCTGCTCGGCATCGAGGATCTCGTCCCCGAACGCGCGCAGGTCGTGCGGGTGATGCTCATGGAACTCAACCGCATCTCCTCGCACCTGGTGGCGCTGGCCACCGGTGGCATGGAACTCGGCGCGACCACCCCGATGCTGTTCGGTTTCCGCGAACGCGAACTGATCCTCGACGTCTTCGAGACGATCACCGGACTGCGGATGAACCACTCCTACATCCGGCCCGGCGGACTGTCCCAGGACCTGCCCGACGAGGCCGTGCCGATGATCCGCGACCTGCTCGCGCTCCTGCCCGGCCGGCTCGCCGACCTCGAAGCCCTGTTCACCGACAACCCCATCTTCATCTCACGCACCCGCGACATCGGCTGCCTCGATCTCACGGGCTGCATGGCCCTCGGGATCACCGGACCGATCCTGCGGTCCACCGGACTGCCCTACGACCTGCGCCGCGCCGAACCCTACTGCGGCTACGAGACCTACGAGTTCGACGTCGTCACCGCCGAGGGATCCGACTGCTACGCGCGCTATCTCGTCCGGATCGGGGAGATGCGCGAATCGCTGAAGATCGTCGAACAGTGCCTCGACCGGCTCCGCCCCGGACCGGTGATGGTTCAGGACGGCAAGATCGCCTGGCCGTCGAAACTGCAGCTCGGACCGGACGGACTCGGCAACTCGCCCGACCACATCCGGCACATCATGGGCGAGTCGATGGAGGGTCTGATCCACCACTTCAAGCTCGTCACCGAAGGCATCCGTGTTCCGGCGGGACAGGTCTACATCGGCGTCGAATCGCCACGCGGCGAACTCGGCGTCCACATGGTCAGCGACGGCGGCACACGCCCGTACCGCGTGCACTACCGCGACCCGTCGTTCACGAATCTGCAGGCCGTCGCGGCGATGTGCGAGGGCGGCATGGTCTCCGACGTGATCGCCGCCGTCGCCAGCATCGACCCGGTGATGGGGGGAGTGGACCGATGA
- a CDS encoding NADH-quinone oxidoreductase subunit C: MTDLERTGSDHDRADEVIAVRRGMFGVRGSGDTSGYGRLVRRVTLPGSTERPYGGYLDALVDTLEDVLDERSGDTGVGYAQAVEKVVVHRHQLTVFVRREHLPLVARTLRDHADLRFELCLGVSGVHYPQETGRELHAVYPLVSITHNRRIRLEVAIPDSDPHVPSLYRTYPTNDWHERETYDFFGIVFDGHPALTRIEMPDDWHGHPQRKDYPLGGIPVEYKGARIPPPDERRAYT, translated from the coding sequence ATGACCGATCTCGAACGGACAGGATCCGACCACGACCGCGCCGACGAGGTGATCGCCGTCCGACGCGGCATGTTCGGGGTGCGTGGATCCGGTGACACCAGCGGCTACGGCCGCCTCGTGCGCCGGGTGACGCTGCCCGGCAGCACCGAGCGACCCTACGGCGGGTACCTCGACGCCCTCGTCGACACGCTCGAGGACGTCCTCGACGAGCGATCCGGCGACACCGGCGTCGGCTATGCCCAGGCGGTCGAGAAGGTCGTCGTGCACCGCCACCAGCTGACCGTCTTCGTCCGCCGCGAACATCTGCCGCTGGTGGCCCGCACCCTGCGCGACCATGCGGACCTCCGCTTCGAACTGTGCCTCGGGGTCAGCGGGGTGCACTACCCGCAGGAGACGGGCCGCGAACTGCACGCGGTGTATCCGCTCGTCTCGATCACCCACAACCGTCGGATACGGCTCGAGGTCGCGATCCCCGACAGCGACCCACACGTCCCGTCGCTCTACCGCACCTACCCGACGAACGACTGGCACGAGCGCGAAACCTACGACTTCTTCGGAATCGTCTTCGACGGGCACCCCGCGCTCACCCGCATCGAGATGCCCGACGACTGGCACGGACATCCCCAACGCAAGGACTACCCTCTCGGCGGAATCCCGGTGGAGTACAAGGGCGCCCGGATCCCACCACCCGACGAAAGGAGGGCGTACACGTGA
- a CDS encoding NuoB/complex I 20 kDa subunit family protein has translation MGIEEKVPSGFLLSTVETLAGFARKGSLWPASFGLACCAIEMMATAGGRYDIARFGMEAFRASPRQADVMIVAGRVSQKMAPALRRVYDQMVEPKWVLAMGVCASSGGMFNNYAIVQGVDHVVPVDIYLPGCPPRPEMLLHAILTLHEKIAQMPLGVNRAEAIRAAEEAALAQRPLIELTVPPR, from the coding sequence ATGGGCATCGAGGAGAAGGTCCCCAGCGGTTTCCTGCTCAGCACCGTCGAGACCCTCGCCGGTTTCGCGCGCAAGGGCTCCTTGTGGCCGGCGTCCTTCGGGCTCGCGTGCTGCGCCATCGAGATGATGGCCACCGCCGGTGGCCGCTACGACATCGCCCGCTTCGGTATGGAGGCCTTCCGGGCCTCCCCGCGACAGGCTGACGTCATGATCGTCGCCGGCCGCGTCAGCCAGAAGATGGCCCCCGCCCTGCGCCGCGTCTACGACCAGATGGTCGAACCCAAGTGGGTGCTCGCGATGGGCGTGTGCGCCTCGTCGGGCGGCATGTTCAACAACTACGCGATCGTCCAGGGGGTCGACCACGTCGTCCCCGTCGACATCTACCTCCCGGGCTGCCCGCCCCGGCCCGAGATGCTCCTGCACGCCATCCTCACGCTGCACGAGAAGATCGCGCAGATGCCCCTGGGTGTGAACCGGGCCGAGGCGATCCGCGCCGCCGAGGAAGCGGCCCTGGCCCAACGTCCCCTCATCGAACTGACGGTGCCGCCGCGATGA
- a CDS encoding NADH-quinone oxidoreductase subunit A: MNAYVPILVLGGIALAFAVFSVAVASLAGPSRYNRAKLDAYECGIDPTPQPVGGGRFPVKYYLTAMLFIIFDIEIVFLYPWAVHFDALGVFGLAAMALFMFNVFVAYAYEWKRGGLTWD; encoded by the coding sequence ATGAACGCTTACGTACCGATCCTGGTACTCGGTGGCATCGCGCTTGCCTTCGCGGTCTTCTCCGTCGCGGTGGCGAGCCTCGCGGGCCCGAGCCGATACAACCGCGCCAAGCTCGATGCGTACGAGTGCGGCATCGACCCCACACCCCAGCCGGTGGGAGGTGGCCGCTTCCCGGTGAAGTACTACCTCACCGCGATGCTGTTCATCATCTTCGACATCGAGATCGTCTTCCTGTACCCGTGGGCGGTCCATTTCGACGCGCTCGGCGTCTTCGGTCTGGCGGCGATGGCGCTGTTCATGTTCAACGTCTTCGTCGCCTACGCCTACGAGTGGAAACGAGGAGGCCTGACATGGGACTGA